TCAAAACAGTAAGTGACATCTTACAAAAGATGGATGAAAATCAAACGGCCAAGATATTAGCTGCTATGGACCCCAAACGAGCTTCAGCTATTTCGCGGGAACTGCTTCAATATCGATCAACACCTAATCCAGAAACGAACTAAGCCACCTGGTTTCATCTAGGTACGGGGAAATATTCCTTTCCGCTGTTAGTAATTTTCCGGAATATTATAGTCGGCAATTTTAAATGCCAGACTACTTACATAGATACCCTAACGAAAGGAGGGTCAATATGAGCGCTTTGGCCATTTCTCCATCCGCACAGCATTTGCCTATCCACCAAGCCACAGCGGCAATGGCATTGCGAGTGAAGGACAACGATGGGGATTACGACAATGGTACGGGCAGAGATGATGCTGTAAGAAAGACGCTACAGGCTGCCGCGCAACCTCACTTGGGTGCTAACGTCAATATTAAAGTTTAATAGTAGCTCCATATTGTTGGCGGGGGATTATATCTCCCGCCAACTTATTTTGTTGAGAAAAAAGATCCGGCGCGGCCTTGTCATAGCAGTAGCTGATTCGCCCCATGCTGGGGAGAAAACCGTGTCTCTTCAATAGGTCACGGTAAGCTTCGCGTGCGTACTGGGCACCTCGATCCGTATGATGAATGATCCCTTATGATGGGCCACCTGCTGTAAGGTTCTCATACAAAGGCTTTGTGACACGTACTTAGCCTGCAATGTTCCGACTGCCTTAATTGGCTTCAAGCGTAGCTCCAACTATACGAAGGCATCTTTTCCGACATATAGGAAGAGGCAGCCCTGATTTTTAATCAGATTCTAATCTTGGTCTAATGGCTGTGTAATGTTCACGGGGTATTATAGTCTTGTACCAAATAAACACAGGAGGAACTAATTCATGATAAAAACTTTCATTGCTCAGGCCAAGAATACTGTGGTGGCCAACAAAAAGAAACTTTATGGCATCGTAGTCCTGGCTGCCCTGATTGGCATACTAACCGTCGGCGCGCATGCGATGTTTCAAGTGCGCGGGGTGGTTACAGGTGTCGGCAACAATAGTATTACCGTAGCCAATTTCTTTCGGACTCAAACGGTCGACCTTACCGGATCAACGGTAAACACAGCCAATATTAAGATCGGCGACAAAGTGAAAATCCAAAAGGATCTTCACGGTAATGTTCTTTATGCCCGGACATCTTTGGACAAAGACGGCGAGCATGACGATGACTAAGCCAGCATTCAGCCCATTGTAAATACAACAGCGAACGGCGGGCTCTGATTACGCTCTGGCCCCGCCGTTCGTTTCGCCATAGCGACTACCGAAAGGATGGAAAAAATGGAACAATTTTATGCATTGATCATTCAATATATCAATGTCTGGGGCTACGCCGCGATCATCGTCGGCATGGCGATGGAGAGCGCCTGTCTGCCCGTTCCCAGTGAACTGATCTTTGGTTTTGCCGGCTATCTGGTCTTCCTGGGCCGCATGGACTTCACCACGGCGGTTATCGCCGGGGTGGTCGGAGGGCTGCTGGGCTCGGTAGTCTCTTATCTGGCAGGCTACTATGGCGGGAAGTCTTTCGCGGAAAAATACGGAAGGTACATTTTTTTGTCAAGGCGGCATGTTGACTCTGCGCAACAATGGTTTGACCGCTACGGGCTCAAAGCCGTCTTTTTGGCCCGGCTCCTGCCCGTCGTCAGGACCTTTATCTCTTTGCCGGCCGGTTTTGCGCATGTCCCTTTCAGCAAATTTGTATTCTATACGGTATTGGGGTCAATACCTTGGACAACCGGCCTTATCTATGCCGGGATGCTGCTCGGCGAGAACTGGCATAAGATTGAGGCCATGGGTCACAGCGCAGCTCTGCTGGTAGGGCTTGGCCTGGTGATAATGGGAATACTGTGGCTCAGGCGGCATAGGGGAGAGGTCGACGCCAGCTAGCTATAGGCCAAAATGTGTAACAAGGGCCAAGAAAGTTAAGGAGCCAACCGGAAACGCGCGGCAGGAAGGCTCGCCAAAGCGTGCTGGGCGGCGAATGGCTATTTCCATATATAACCGCGGAGAAGATAGCTCTCCGGGATTACCGGGGAGCTAATCGCGTTTTTAACCTGTCTTTTAGCCTTCTCGTTGCATCGCCCTAAGTTTACTGCTTTATTTCGGAGCCGGCTGGCTGATTGGGACCCGATCATTCGCGGTCGGCGGGCCCACTATTCGCTCGCTGCTCTGTCGGCGGCGATATTTCTGGTTACTCTCCCTTCCAGTTTTCGCGGCTATCTTCAGGAATGGCAGATTATGATGCCGTCGGAGGCGAAGGCCAGCATCATGCCGCCACTGGTGGCGAACCGGGATCTTCTCGTCGTGTCGCTGCAGCTGAAGAAGCCGGGTACACGGTGGGGCAGGCTGCGAGCCATTCGACAATTTGACCGTGTGGCCGCGCCGCTAGTCAATCTGGCGACAATCTTGACGGTTTTGGCAACCAGCCTTGTGCCGAAAAATGGCACCCTGCTGTTGGACTATACCTTAACTCTGATGGGGCAAGGCCTTAGTGCGCGGGATGCGGTCATTGCAGCAGGAAAAACGAGGCTAAACCAATCGTTATGACGACTTTGACCATGGTGGTGGGTATGCTGCCTACGGCTTTGGCAATGACGTCCGGAGGCTGTGGACGAATGTTTTAAGGGGGTTTAGGATAAATGGAGCGGGTACGGCGGTATGCTATTCTAGTATGTCTCCTGTTAGCAGGCCATTTAGCAATTGCCTACGGAGCCGAAAGCGTCGAATCTCCAGCCGTTTTTTCCCACGGGGACATTCATATTGCGGCGAGCCGGGTAATCGAGAGGCTGATGGTTGCCGGCGCAGATGCTACGGTGCGGGGAACTGTCAAAGAGAGTATTGTGATCATCGACGGGAATTTGCATCTCGCGCCCACGGCCAGAATCAGGGAAAGCGTTATAGTGCTAGGGGGCCATGTGGAGCGAGAAGTCGGGTCCGAAGTGGAAGGGTATTTGATCGCTGTTCCTCCGCAGGGTTTTCCAATGCTGAAGCTGTTGACCGTATTGCTGTTTCTTTTAGCTATATTGAGTCTGATAGCCCTTCCGCTCTTGGCGTGGCTAATTTTTCACATGGGCCAAAGATTTCCCGCTTATCGGGTAGCAAGGGATTGGTTGTTAAATATTCAGCGTCGATGGCCGCTTTTATATATTGTGCTAACCTTGGGATTTAGCTGCAGTATGCTGGTATTGTTTATGGAACTTGCCTGGAAAACAATATTCCGCCATGCGATGGGGGTGTTTGACAGCTCCATTATCTGGCTTGTACGATATTTTGCCACTCCTGCGCTAGACCGAGTTATGGTTTCCATTAGCGATCTTGGCTTCGGCTTTTCGTATGCAGCTATTGTTGTAACGGTTTTCGCTGCTCTGGCTGTTTATCGTCGGTGGCTGGAGGTGGAGGGCTTGACTCTTAGTTTTGCCGGTGGGGCAGTGCTTAACTATGTGTTGAAAAATCTGTTTGAGCGGGCTAGGCCGGACGCATTTCATCTGGTAGCTGCAGCGGGATATAGTTTCCCAAGCGGACATGCGATGGTTTCGCTATGCTTCTATGGCATGTTAGCTTTTTTGTTGGCGCGCACTGTATCGTCATGGCGATGGCGCTATTTCTTGGTCATAGTGACCGTGCTTTTGGTTATAGCGATAGGAATCAGCCGGATTTATCTAGGGGTTCATTATCCTAGCGATGTCGTTGCGGGTTATACAGGCGGTACCATGTGGTTGATGTTTTGTATATCGCTCCTCATGTTGGGGGAGAGAAAACGCAGGAAAGTCAAAATTTAATCGCTAGGCAGGCAAAAGGGCAACGCCGGCGCAGATCGCCCTGGCATGGGTGCTTGCCCAAAGGCCGTGGATTGTTCCGGCACGTGGAAGCTGGAGCGTCTGGAGAAGAATCTGGGTGCGGTGGACGTTGAACTGACAGGTGGAGAACTGCGTAATCTGGATGACGCGCTTTCGAAGATAGAGGTTCCGGGGAGCCCTATCCGGAGGTTCAGATTTTGCTAAGAAGCGGGTAATTAAGGGGAAACTGGTCTGACATAAGATGACGGAGGGAAAAGCATGAATGTTTTATTAGTAAATGGTAGCCCTCATGCCAATGGCTGTACCTATACTGCACTTGCAGAAGTGGCAAAGGTGCTGAATGCCGAGGGAATTGACACCCAGATATTCCAAATTGGAACAAAACCTCTGGCCGGTTGTATTGCCTGCAGAACTTGCTCAACAATCAGGCGCTGCGTTTTTTCCGACTGTGTTAACGACTTCCTTGATCTCGCCAAAGATGCCGACGGATTTATTTTTGGTTCTCCTGTGCACTATGCGACCGCAAGCGGAGCGATTACGTCTTTTATGGACCGAGTATTTTTTGCGGATTTGCTTACAGGCAAACAGTCGTTTTACTTAAAACCGGCTGCGGCTATTGTTTCCGCCAGAAGGGGCGGAACAACTGGAACAACTGCCACTTTTGACCAGCTAAACAAGTATTTCACCATATCGGAGATGCCTGTTATCTCGTCGCGATATTGGAAAGTTCACGGTACGACGCCGGAAGATGTGAAGAAAGATTTGGAGGGGCTACAGACAATGCGCGTGCTGGCAAGGAATATGGCATGGTTCTTAAAGTGTAAAGAGGCAGGAATTAAAGCCGATGTTCCATTCCCGGAGCGGGAAGAAACCATATTATATTGACCAATTTTATTCGGTAAAAAAGCATTGTTCCTTAACTTGTTAAAGGACAAATTGCCAAATTTTATTTGTTTGATTTGCGGACTAATCCCGAACTTAAAGAATATAAGAGCAGCCAAGCCATGGATCAAATACTTACAAAGCCTTGTTTGGACTGCAAGTTGCCGCCAACCGAAGTGAGCGCGTTTGGAGACAGAACACGACATGTTAACACAAAATTATTCTTAACTTAATAAATCGTGGAAGGAGATTTATCTACCTGGAACAAAATAATCTACTTGGAGAATTTTATACAATGATAAGTTCCAGGGGAGGACTCAATTGCAGGATTTTTTTGTCCAAAACATGTATCTCGTATTCTTTGTCTAAAAGCATGGCAAGCGGAAAGAAGGATGAGAAGCGATATTGACGCGAAAATGATTATGGCGATCTTTTCGGCGCTGGTGGCCTGTAGAAACACACAAGGATGAAATCAGGATCGGGTCCACGCTTGATCGAATATCTGGCCGAATTTACAATGAAGGGGCTTTCTGGATTGCTCTGCCGAAACGCCGAAAACCGTAGAAGATTAAGAATGAACAAGGAGTGAAATAATGAGCAACGACACTAAACCAAAGCGGAAAATTAAGATGTGGGTCGTACTATTGATTATTTTCGGGGTTCTGATTGTCGGGGCGGCCGGAGGATTCCTCGCCGACGCACCCGGCAGGCACGAAATTCAGGAGCTTGTGATTCAGGATGTGGATTTCAAAAAACTGCGTGATGGTACTTATGAGGGAGCGTATACGGGGACAAAAAGCCATTCCAGAGATACGCAGGTTGAGGTAACGATATCCGGCGGCGGGATAACCGCTGTAAAAATATTAAAGGGGGCCTTGGACAAGACAGGAAAGCCCGCCGAATTGACAGGAGGGTTAAGCATAGAGGATTTGTTTGGCAATGTTATTGAAGCGAAAACGCTTCAAGTAGACACTATCAGCGGAGCGACGCTTACATCCAAGGCACATCTGAAAGCATTAGAGAACGCACTGAAGCAAGCGCAAGGAAAATAGGGGAAATAAATGAATCTTATATAGGAGACACGGGGACAAATAAGGGCGCACATCCTGTACCGGCTGCTGCGCCCCTGTTCTTTTATTATAGTCACATAGGATGTCTCCTAAATTGCTCGGGATTCTTAAAACTTTTTTCTGGGAGTTGATATTTCATTTTGAAGAAAGCAGGCAAGTGGCAAGTCGCGGCGGGCCGGATTGCCGAAAATACACGCAAAAAAATCGAAGCGGATACAGGTAAGCCTGTTATTACAAAAAAGAACACTCGGTGAAAATTTCTGTAATTGCAGTAATAGCGGAAACAGCTACCATTAGTGAACTGGCAAAAATGATGCGTATTGATCGTACTACTTTGAACCGTAATATGAAGCCAGCAGTTAGAGGATGGAAGTTAATCTGAAATTTTTTTTAAATATAAATTATTATTTAATAATCGTTAAAGAGGATTTTTGTGGTAAATGTCGAACTATATAAATTAATGTAGAATGTAGAAAAATAGGCAAACTTATCCGAAAGCTAAGGGCGCAAAGCCATGGGTCTAAGGGACGAACTAAGGAGCCTATGATTGCCAGGTTGCGATTGAGCGCATTCAGTCACAACTGGCATTTTTAATTGTTCTTTGGAGAAGTCTTGGGGGGAGCGGATGAAGACGTTTATTTGCCTTGATTATGGATAGTGGTTTTTCGTCGGTTTTACAGAGTAGCCCTGCGGAAAATGCAGTGGCAAAGTCAAAGAAATTCTTCGTTGCGAGGAGGAGAGAAGACCCAAATAATCCGATACCTAAATCTATTTTATTTTTCGTTTAACGCAATAAACGAATTTTTTTTAGGAGGTTTTTATGGGCATTCTAAAATCGCGACTGACTATCCTTATTACCGCCGTTATCGTGATAAGCTTGTTACTTGTTGGCTGCTTAAGTTATATTAATCAACGAGATATTATCTTGGGGGATGAAAAAGAAGTTTTCCAAAAGATAGAGCTTAGTGTTAACCAAAGCATTGCGGAATATCTGCTCCGGTCGTCTTCCGTCGCGTCTTCCATTGCCTATAATCCAGAGGTGGCGCGATTATTAAGTTCTCAGGACCGGGATGGGTTGTTTCAGCTAATGAACCCGATATATATAAAGTTAAAAGAACAGGGCTTGGAGCAGATGCAATTTCATTTATCCCCAGCCAATTCCTTTCTCAGGGTTAACGCACCTGATAAGTTTGGGGACGACCTATCCGGTTTCAGACAAACAGTTGTGGAAGCTAACAAATCGCTTAAGCCGGTAGTCGGCATTGAGGCCGGAGTCACTGGATGGGGTTTTCGGGCCGTTATACCGATTTACTATAATAATGTGCACGCCGGTAGTGTTGAAACGGGTATGAACTTTGACACTCAATTTCTGGAAAAGCAGTTAAAAACGAAATACCCAGGGGAGTATTACCTTTATGCTCTAAACCCCGATGGGTCGGGTAAATTGCTCGCTGCGACTAACCAAGACGATACGTTAGCATTGCCCGTTGGTATTGTACAGAAAATAGTATCCAGCGGGACAATGTCTTATGGCTATAGTGATAACAATGACAAGGCATATGTCGTTGTTCCGGTTAAAGACTATTCCGGCCAGATCAAGGCATTTATAAAAGTAGTTTTAGACCGACAGGAAACACTCAGCCAGTTAAGAAAAAATATGCTGATTACCAGCGTCCTAAGCGTGGGTGTTTTGCTTATTGCCGTGCTATTGATTCTCTTTGTGATGAAACGACAGCTAGTACGGCCAATACAACTGCTATTAGAAAAAATGGAGATAGTGGCAAACGGTGATTTGAGCATTGGCTTCGACCAAAATAAGCGGGGTGACGTTGGGCGTTTGGAAGGTGCAATAAGCAATACGTTATACCACCTTCGCGCCCTGATTGGCCATATACAGCAGGCGGCAACTCAACTTGCTTCTTCCAGTGAGGAATTAACCGCCAGCGCCGATCAGTCAGCCCAGGCTGCTAACCAAGTGGCTACCGTTATTGGCGAAGTGGCGAGTGGGGCGGAAAGACAACTTGAAGCGGTGGATGCGGCCGCCGCAGTCGTTGGGCAGATGTCGGCCAACATCCAGCAGATCGCTGCCAACGCCAACGATGTTGCCAGCGCATCAGCCCAATCCGCTGAAACCGCGCAAGATGGCAGCAAAACTGTTGAGAATGTTATCAAGCAGATGGAAAATATAAAAAATGCCGTTACCCGTTCTTCTGAGGTAGTCACGAAGTTAGGTGAACAGTCTAAGGAAATCGGACAGATAGTTGATACGATTTCCGGTTTAGCCAGTCAGACGAACCTACTGGCCCTCAATGCCGCTATCGAGGCGGCACGGGCTGGCGAACAGGGCAGAGGGTTTGCTGTGGTGGCAGAAGAAGTTCGAAAATTAGCCGAACAGTCGCAAGACGCAGCTAAGCAAATCGGTGACTTGATTGCTATCATACAGCAAGACACAGACAACGCTGTGATTGCGATGAATGAGGGGACAAAGGAGGTTCATATCGGGTCGCAAGTTGTGGTTGATGCCGGTCACGCCTTTAAAGAAATTTTTAAATCGATCAATGCGGTGTCAACTCAGACAAGGGAGATTTCTGCAGCTATTCAGCAAATGGCTAGCGGCAGTCAGCAAATTGTGAATTCCGTTCGGGATATAGATGCCATCAGCAAAGAAACAACTAGTGAAGCTCAAACGGTGTCCGCTGCTACCGAAGAACAGTCAGCGGCCATGGAGGAAATCGCGGCATCCAGCCAGGCCCTCGCAAAAATGACTGAGGACCTAATGCAAGCTGTCAGGAAGTTTAAAATATAAGATATAAGATAAATTATTTACTAAAAATTTGGTGCCAGCCTTTTGGCTGGCACTTCAATATTATTGGCTTTAGCCGATGGAGCGCGTGAATTTTGGCTCCACAATAAACCACCTGCTATGCTAGAATTTGGATATAGTCCGGATTTTGCAATCTATGTTAATAGGCAATGATTGGCATGGAGGTGTTTGGCAAGTAATGGTGAATTATATGAGTACTAATAGTTTTCTTTTGGTAAAGGGTGGAAAAGAAGTGAAATTTCAAGTTGCGGACACTACTCCCATATAAAATATTATCCTGAGTATGTTGCAAATGCGTGGGATGCAGATGCTACGGAGTTCAAATTACTATACTATACCAACTAGAATAAAACTAAAAGATGAAGAAAGGATTAAGCAATGGCAGAAGAACAAAAAAAGGCAGCTTTTTTCCTAGTTTTAACAGCTATTCTTTGGAGTACAGGCGGTGTTTTA
This window of the Methylomusa anaerophila genome carries:
- a CDS encoding phosphatase PAP2 family protein; the protein is MERVRRYAILVCLLLAGHLAIAYGAESVESPAVFSHGDIHIAASRVIERLMVAGADATVRGTVKESIVIIDGNLHLAPTARIRESVIVLGGHVEREVGSEVEGYLIAVPPQGFPMLKLLTVLLFLLAILSLIALPLLAWLIFHMGQRFPAYRVARDWLLNIQRRWPLLYIVLTLGFSCSMLVLFMELAWKTIFRHAMGVFDSSIIWLVRYFATPALDRVMVSISDLGFGFSYAAIVVTVFAALAVYRRWLEVEGLTLSFAGGAVLNYVLKNLFERARPDAFHLVAAAGYSFPSGHAMVSLCFYGMLAFLLARTVSSWRWRYFLVIVTVLLVIAIGISRIYLGVHYPSDVVAGYTGGTMWLMFCISLLMLGERKRRKVKI
- a CDS encoding flavodoxin family protein, which codes for MNVLLVNGSPHANGCTYTALAEVAKVLNAEGIDTQIFQIGTKPLAGCIACRTCSTIRRCVFSDCVNDFLDLAKDADGFIFGSPVHYATASGAITSFMDRVFFADLLTGKQSFYLKPAAAIVSARRGGTTGTTATFDQLNKYFTISEMPVISSRYWKVHGTTPEDVKKDLEGLQTMRVLARNMAWFLKCKEAGIKADVPFPEREETILY
- a CDS encoding DedA family protein, whose amino-acid sequence is MEQFYALIIQYINVWGYAAIIVGMAMESACLPVPSELIFGFAGYLVFLGRMDFTTAVIAGVVGGLLGSVVSYLAGYYGGKSFAEKYGRYIFLSRRHVDSAQQWFDRYGLKAVFLARLLPVVRTFISLPAGFAHVPFSKFVFYTVLGSIPWTTGLIYAGMLLGENWHKIEAMGHSAALLVGLGLVIMGILWLRRHRGEVDAS
- a CDS encoding methyl-accepting chemotaxis protein, with amino-acid sequence MGILKSRLTILITAVIVISLLLVGCLSYINQRDIILGDEKEVFQKIELSVNQSIAEYLLRSSSVASSIAYNPEVARLLSSQDRDGLFQLMNPIYIKLKEQGLEQMQFHLSPANSFLRVNAPDKFGDDLSGFRQTVVEANKSLKPVVGIEAGVTGWGFRAVIPIYYNNVHAGSVETGMNFDTQFLEKQLKTKYPGEYYLYALNPDGSGKLLAATNQDDTLALPVGIVQKIVSSGTMSYGYSDNNDKAYVVVPVKDYSGQIKAFIKVVLDRQETLSQLRKNMLITSVLSVGVLLIAVLLILFVMKRQLVRPIQLLLEKMEIVANGDLSIGFDQNKRGDVGRLEGAISNTLYHLRALIGHIQQAATQLASSSEELTASADQSAQAANQVATVIGEVASGAERQLEAVDAAAAVVGQMSANIQQIAANANDVASASAQSAETAQDGSKTVENVIKQMENIKNAVTRSSEVVTKLGEQSKEIGQIVDTISGLASQTNLLALNAAIEAARAGEQGRGFAVVAEEVRKLAEQSQDAAKQIGDLIAIIQQDTDNAVIAMNEGTKEVHIGSQVVVDAGHAFKEIFKSINAVSTQTREISAAIQQMASGSQQIVNSVRDIDAISKETTSEAQTVSAATEEQSAAMEEIAASSQALAKMTEDLMQAVRKFKI
- a CDS encoding FMN-binding protein, encoding MSNDTKPKRKIKMWVVLLIIFGVLIVGAAGGFLADAPGRHEIQELVIQDVDFKKLRDGTYEGAYTGTKSHSRDTQVEVTISGGGITAVKILKGALDKTGKPAELTGGLSIEDLFGNVIEAKTLQVDTISGATLTSKAHLKALENALKQAQGK